Below is a window of Sus scrofa isolate TJ Tabasco breed Duroc chromosome 3, Sscrofa11.1, whole genome shotgun sequence DNA.
GTGACACCTAGAATTTCCATCTGGAGGAGTTTAGAAACAATCTTAGAAAGTGGTTGCTAAGACTGATTTTTGTCTTAGCAAGCATGCTGATTCCTTGCCTAGGGGTTATTAGGGAAAAGGCCTTTGGAGATCATGGGACGCTTTAGCCCTTACAAGCCGCCTTTGCAAGGCTCCCTTGGCGCAGATACTTATCGAGGGCTCTCTGGCGACTCCAGAGCCCTCTGAATTTTCTTAGGAGGCATGTGTACGACGGCCTCGAACCATTTCCTCGGACTCCACCCATGtgcctgcttcccctcccccaccagtgGAGCCAGGGTCTCCTGCGCATGCTCGGGAGCAGGACAACCCAGGCGCCTCCAGGCAACCGAACGCCAGCCTCGGCCCAGGGAGCTAGGAGGCCGCCATGGAGCAGCCAACCATCACCGTGACCTCCACTGCCGTAAGGGAAGACCTGAGGCGTGGCCATTGTGGTTCCTTAGCCTCGGTactgccttcctcctccaccGACCCCACCACACCGAACACCGTTCCCCTCAACCGGGCTCCTCCGCCAAAAATCCCACCTCTCTCTAATCCCAGGCCCTTGCACCCCTCGGTTCTCCCTACCGTTCTCTCCCGGCCCTCGTGGCTATACCTGCATCCTTTTTTCCTAATCAGTATTTGAGCGCCACTTCGTTTGCTTTCCTCTTTGGCTCTCTCTTATCCTTCCCAGTCGCTCTTTGGTTTCCGTGTTGTTTCTCCCCCTTCTTAACTACCATTAATTACGCCGGACAACTAATAGGGTTATTAGAATTCTTTGATTGTCCCCTCTTCTGCCGAGAGAATGCGTTTTTCCTTCCCTAGCCTATTGGACACGTTTTTGCCCGACTTCCcgttttattatttatgaaatagtTGAAACTATCTTTGTTTAGTTTGTGTAAATAAATTTGGGCAGGAGATATTCAGCCTATTTTGTGTAAAGTGATTCGTCCCCAAAGTGGATTTGAAGTGAGAGATAGGTGAAGTTTAGATCACCTGTCcggcaaaacaaaacagcagctgCCAATTACCTTCCTTTGCGAGTATCATGTTTACTTCTCCCTTCCCACCTCATTTCCTGGTCTTAGATAGAGGTGGAGATTTGTCTTGACCTGCCTGAAAAAGTTTGATTTCTGTGACTATAAATGTGCAACAGAAAAGATTCAACATACATCTCAAGAAGGGAATGATAGGATGAAATTCAGACTTGGTGCATacgaaagaacttttttttttttttttaagggaaatacatatatttcaaggTAAAACTGAAATACAGAGGTACCTATAAGTAAAATGGATATGAGTTGCTAGACTGAAAGAATGAATTACATCAGTTTACTGATTAGATTTTGTTACTTGTAATGCCTTGTGGCTTGAGATAACCTATATTTTGCAGTAATAATAAGAGCATTCCAAATGCAACTAGAACTCAATATTTCAATGATTTTACCTAatggaaataagacaaaaagaaaaaataacctgtGCTGCCAACAGTGAGGCTGAAACAAATGCGGGATGATAAATGGGTGTAGAATACTTACTGTGGAAGATGGGCATCCTTGGAAACAGAAGAACATCAAAATAATCTGCTTCATAGCAGAtgagatgttaaaaataaaagcttccatTTACTGAGCCCTGGTTGTGGGTACAAGTCTTTATGATGCCTTATTTTCATGCCAGCACTGGTGCCTTTTTTGTACTCCTATGAGAAAGCTTAGGTTCCTGAGAGTTAACTTGCCTAGTGCTCCTAGCCAGTGGCCGACCTGGAGTTCAAGCTCAAGTCTGTCTGGTTCCTCTGTCATTCTACCTCTTCAGGTCACAGCTGGCTTATAGGATACATATTTGATAGCAAAAGTAAATCCAGGAAATGGCAGTTTCCAATATTTGCCATATCTCCAGGAATTTGCATCCCTATATCACATACATTAATTTTATTACTATACATTTTTACCTTGAGCCCCCTGAgctgtaagtcttttttttttttttttttttttttttttgctttttagggctgcacccatggcatatggaggttcccagtctaggggtccaatcagagcagtagctgcctgcctacaccacagccacagcaacacaaggtccgagctgtgtctgcgacctatagcacagctcacagcaacgctagatccccgactcactgagcgaggccagggatcgaacccacatcctcatggatactggttgcaTTCATTtgtactgtgccacaacgggaactcctcgtaaGTCTTAATAACAACTGTACTAATACAATTTTGGATTTACACAACTCTTTTCTCCCTAAGAGCACCGAATTTTATCACCTCTAATTATCATTATGACATCTAAGATAGGGATGTTTATTATTCTATTACCCAAAGgaaatttagatatttaaaaagtaCTTAAGATCATAAAATATCAATTTCTTGGAGTATTACAGGCAAAATTTATCATTATGTAGCTTTTATCTTAATTCAGGCTGACCAGTTTGGTGCAGGTATTAGTTTCTTCAAGAAAtgttttataggagttcccatcatggcacagtggaaatgaatctgattaggaaccatgaggttacagtttgatctcttgctcagtgggtcatagatccagtgttgctgtgagctgtggtgtaggttgcagatgcggctcggatcccgagttgctgtggctgtggcgtaggccagcagccacagctctgattggacccctagcctgggaacctccatttgccatgggtgcaaccctaaaagccaaaaaagtttaaaaaaaaatgttttataagtgATATTTAACTTCCAGGGATCACTTCTCAAATGAATAAgcacattttatgtttattaataGAAACCAACCCAGAAGACATCATCTTTGGAAAGAGAAGGATGGTGGAGAATAGCATTAACAGTACGTATAttttcagccttttcttttcaaattattcttaCTCCTATTAGTGTTTTAATCAGTCTTACTATTACTTAATTGTCAGAAAACAATGGTTATTCAAATCTATGTGAGCCTCATTTCATACTTATAGTTTTGGTATCTACATGTGACTGAGAAATTAAATTTGGAGTGCAATAAAATCTTGGAAGTAAAAcaactctaggaaaaaaaaaactctagggATCTAGGTATTTTACAGGATATCTTGATAAAGTCAATCTAGCTTATGATCTTGGTGAGATTacacaaggaagaaaaagcaTGCACTCTAGAAAGGAGTTTGGTTTCAGTTTTTATGTTAGATAAAAAGTAAGAGCCTgtgaagttcccttcatggcccagcggttaacaaatccagctaggatccataaggatgcgggtttgatccctggcctcattcagtgggttggggatctggtgttgccatgagctgtggtgtaggtctcagacttggctcacaccccaagttgctgtggctgtggtataggccagtggctgcagctctgattcaacccctagtctgggaacctccacatggcccaagtggggccctaaaaagaaaaaaagtaagagccTGTGATAACTTTTATTAACGTGGTCAATATATGAAAACAAGGTGGTAAGATATGAAACAAAGGTGATCCAAAGATCCCCCTCTCGAGATATATCGTTTCTATGTGgtagaaatattttctattcgTACCTTTCTGCAGCAGAGGGGCCCAGGGACCAAAGCCATCTTGGAATTGAATCAGTTTCAATGGTGGACCTGAGCTGAGAGCTCAGTAGAAAGATGGCCCCAAAAACAATGGTAACCGAACTGTCAGGTCTGGCCATTCAGCCATCCTGTGGTTGTGATTTGAAAGTACCAAACCTCTTACAGGACTGATGAGACCCTGTGTTCTACCAGTTCATCCTCGGTCTCATGATACTATCCTTTCTTTAGGGCTAGAAAGAAACATGTGGTATCGACTCAGCAGAAGTAGGATAACTTCTATTTAGTCATGAAACTTAGCCTGAGGAGTTCCATGAAAGACCTGACATTTATAGTCAAACTGAATCTCAAGTTTAAGTATCTCTGAaactacattttgaaaatttttaaaatttaaaactttatggCCATAACCCATTTGTTATAACTTAGCAGTTGTCTCAAAAAGGAGGAAATCATCATGCTTGCCTTGAAATATTGTTCTGTTGGGAGCGTTTACTACATTCGATAAGAATTTTATTAAACTTTAGGAGTTCgtatcgtggcgcggtggttaaagaatccgactaggaaccatgaggttgcgggtttgatccctggccttgctcagtgggtcaaggatctggtgttgccttgagctgtggtgtaggtcgcagacgcggctcggatccctcattgctgtggctctggtgtaggctagcggctacagctccaattcgacccctagcctgggaacctcctccatatgccgtgggaagctgccctaggaaagacaaaaagaaaaaaagaaaaaaataaataaataaataattaaactttaaaaaaggccACTTAGAGGTGGCCTTTCCAAGAATGATGCTTTAGAAGATGTTACCAGTGTACACACTGACCTGAAAAATGATGTCACTCCTCCCCAGAACACTCCTAATCCTGGCACTTACCACTTGAAAACCTTTATTGAAGAATCTCTATTAAATCCAGTGATAGCAACCTACGGTTTTAAAAACGAAGGACGGGGAAAACCACCTCTCGTGCAAAGAAACGATCCAGTACCAAATGACCTTCCCCAGTACATGCCTCCTGACTTCTTGGACTTGTTAAAGAAGCAAATAGCCACTTACTCATTTAAAGACAAACCGCGATCAAGTCCCAGCACGCTGGTTTACAGAGATCAGGTAAAGCACTACTAGCTGTTGACTTGGTGTGGGAAAGCTCTCAAGAGGCCCCGAGGAAAGAATTCTCTCTCCTCAAAGTGTATCTTCCCCAGGAGAAATTGAACACCTGGAGGATGCCTTATTTCCTTCAGGCATCAAACAAAAGGctgcctcatttgcaaatatgccCAGCAAGATTTTTCCCTATGAGAACTCCTTAACTAAAGTGAGTacatggggaaattttttttccttcgctGGGGTCTCTCGGCAGGGTTCCCCTGACGTGAGGAGCCCCTGGGGTCTTGTGTGTAATGGGGCCATACTCCTGGCATCTTTAAGCACTTTATCAGTGTGCCCTCTTCTTCTAAAGAGAAAGCCCTGCCTTTTGGTGAGCAGTCCCCTTATTAGAGCGTGAATATAACTTTGGACAGTAAGGAAGCTTTGGGAAGAATTTCTTATAGAAATGTGGTACCAGGAGGGTCAGATTGTCCTCTCAGCTCTACCAGACCATGCGTGATATTGAGAATGTAGAGCCTGCTGGGCTTATAGCCCTGCTAGGCTCTGTGGAGGGAAGATGTTCCTGACTGGGAAATAGTTCAGTAACAATACAAGAATAGATCAAGGGCTGAGATAAATAGTGTAGCAGGAAATGCCAGGGGAGAGTTCAGTGTCGGGTGGGATTCAAAAGCTGAGCTCCCTGGACTTTGGATACAAGATAACAttcctgtggcttttttttttttttttttctatttaaaaaaaaattttattggaggagttcccatcatggctcagtggctaacacatctgatgagcatccatgaggacataggttcgatcccttgtcttgctcagtgggttaaggatctggtgttgctgtcagctgtggtgtaggtcacagaagcggctcggatctggcgttgctgtggctgtggtgtaggctggcagctacagctccgattggacccctagcctgggaacttccatatgccgtgggtgcagccctaaaaaacaaaaacaaaattttttattggagtatagttgttttataatgtattagtttcacgcgtacagcaaagtgagtcagttatacatatatccattcctttttcccgtataggttactatagaacattgagtagacctccctgtgctataagtaggtccttgttggttgtctgttttatacatagtagtgtgtatgtgttaatcccatcctcccaatttatcccccaccctcactccttgtggctctttttttttttttttttttccgtctttttgccttttctagggccacttcctgtggcatacggaggttcccaggctaggggtggaaacagagctgtagctgccggcctacaccagagccacagcaacgcgggatctgagccgcgtctgcaacctacaccacagctcacagcaatgctggatccttaacccactgagcaaggccagggatcgaacctacaacctcatggttcctagtcagattcgttaaccactgagccactacgggaactcctccatgtggcTCTTAATAGTTTACTGTGAGCTTCCACATATATTTTCTTAGTAGTTCTTCGCAGGCATTCTGAAACCAGCAAAACAGATGCtatcccccttttacagatgagaaaactgaggtgaaTAGAGATGAAGCAGCAGGGTCATAGGCGCATAGCTAACAAATAGGTGACACAGGAGTTCCgacgtggtgcagcagttaacaaacccgactaggatccatgaggattcgggttcgatccctggcctctctcagtgggttaaggatctggcgttgcgtgagctgtggtgtaggccggcagctgtagctccgatttgacccctagcctgggaccctccatatgacgtggatgcaaccctaaaaaaggcaaaagaaataagtaataaataaataaataaataaataaataaataggcgaGATAGTACTTTCAACTGAAGGCTTCTGAGCCCAAGGGCCAGTGTTGGGATTTGGACTTTGTTATTTGGGACTTTGGGCCTTAATAGCGTCCATTTACAAAGGAGCCAAAAATAGTACCAGGCTTTACAACCGTGTCAGCATAATATGGTGATACCCGGAGTAGATGCATTGCAACCGGAGGTTGAACTAAATGGAAAGGGGTTGTGGTTATTAGGATGGACTAGAAATCTTTCCAGCCGGATGAGCACATGTATCCCAAGCGTGAACCCTTCCTACGGCTTTGCAAATTATAGCTTTGACACCGGGCAGAATGATAAATGCTCATCGGGTTAATCTTATCCTGTTCGCCTCGGCAGATGAATACAAACACTAAATTATGCTTAGACGTTTACGGCTTAGTATCAGGTAGCTTGGCGACGTGCGAGATCGTTCTGGCCACCTCCAAGGCGAGAGCATTTTGCCTCAGCCTCCACCGCCTCCTGGTGCTTCTCTGCTGGCTTTTAGAGGTTTCTGAGGGTAACGCTGGGCCCAGTGTCGAAAGTAGAAAATCTACATGGTTGGTATTAGGCaaaatttaaagctttaaaagaccaaaagaatTTGGCTTACCCAAAGGGCTGGATAAAACCTTCTGAAAACGTAACTTTCctgttcctttctcctctttctccccctctcccacaAAGGCTTGAGCTCTGGAAACTGGGAGAGTTAagtgatttcctacttttctgTTTCAAAGATATATGACAATACAGTCATTAAGAGGAGGGCTATTCAGATGTAACACTGCTTACGCAGCACCAATGAAATTcaaacttcagttttttaaataggattcagtaaaataataatttgaatttaAGGTGAATACAGTATACATCATTGTTATTTATTGAGGTAGAGCAACATTCTCAAGTGCCCTAAATTTCGTAGATTATTTATGTTATACCTCATTAGTGCTGTTCTTTATTTGTAAGAAagctctattttgttttgttttgtttgttttaattgttatttccccagtacaattttttttcctgctgtacagcatggtgacgcagttacacCTATGTGTAtagattctattttctcatattatcatgctccatcatgagtgactagacatagttcccagtggatctcattgctaatccattccaaaggcaatagtttgcatctcttactATTTTTAATACCTTGATTCTGAAGCATGTAACTCAACTGGAGAACCTGTATCAAAGAAtcctttcgtgtgtgtgtgtgtgcgtgtgcaatCATCTGTATCTGGCTTTTTCCAAAGAGTATTTGATCATGGATCTGCAATTTTTACaatctgtgttttcttattagagaagtaatgtttttattttagaacacACATACAAAAGTGGCACCATCTCTCTTCCTTATGTAGTTTTATGACCCACTTTTCCCCTGTGTTGCCGTCATCCACTAATCCCTGGGTTCTGGCACCTCATGTCTGGATGATTTTGGCTCCCTTTGCTCCTTGGCACTCTTTCCACTACTCCTGTCATAATTTCAGTACACAATAGACAATGATGATTTTCCAAATCTGGCTTCTCAATTTCTTGAACTCTCTCCTCCATCAGCCGCTCACGCCTTAGATTTTCTTCAACACCGATCATTTCACCCTCCATAATCTCAGCTGCATGCATCCCACTCTGATCACTCTCCCCTAATCTTCTGCCTCACTTCCTCTTGTCTCCCAGCCTCAACAGTTTTTCCGTTCTTCCCAATCTGTAAATCCATTGATCCCAAAAGCTGAGTTTTTCCTCTTGGTGGTTGTTGAACCAAAAGATAGAACCAAGCCAAAGAGCAGGAGAAGGGCAGGACTTACTAattgcagcaagtaaggagaacacccAAAGACACtgctttcccaaagcagtgtctccccaagagcaaaactggggaagttttaagctaagggcCCATATGTTATCATGAAGGGGCTTGAGCGGAGGAGAATTCATCAGAGAACTGGGGCCAAGGTTGACAGAATCCAAGCTTTAGTTGATTGAAGTCAGGAGAGTCAACATCACCATTTTCATCCTCCACTTGGATGAGGGCCTTAGTGCCTGCAGAACTCAAAGACATGTAGCAgatgatgatatatatatatctcaccaGGACTAGGAGGAACTAGGAGTGTTTTATGCTGaattattgtttcttgactgattttcttttgttcccaCATCCCCTCATTTCACTTAAGTCCATTAATTAAGTCCTATTCAAGGACAAGCACCGTGGCCAGGCTGAGATCGAAAAACAGCTTAGgccaaaaatggcttctcttatgtcaagaaagccatgcctgCATCTCTTTCTCTGGGGACCTCCTACCCTATCTGCTTACACTGCCACTTTTCATTGCCTCTCAACtttctaatgttttctttcttttcaaagctTAAGTTCCAAAGGTAATCATTAGAGTTATTCCCTGCACACGCTCTCAATTCCCCGGCCCCTCATGGCTCATCTTCCTTGTTTGGCAAAGCCACAACCCTGGTCAAATCCCTCTGCGAACTTTGCACCTGCATCCGTGTAACTGAATGACTAGTCTCATTTTAAATTCTTCACCTCCCCTGGGCACCGAGTGGACTTCCCTAGTCTGTTTATTCTCTCGCTCTGTTGGGTGGTTTTCTCTTACATCTCCCCTCGACGCTTCCtcctcaatcattttttttttttttttttttttttttttgctttgcctgCTGCaggtggcagttcccaggccagagatcaaacccgagccacagcagtgacccaagccactgcagtgacaaagcccaacccttaacctactgcaccacaagagaacccctcaatcctcattcttttttctcagcctTTTGGGGGGTTCCGCCCCTCCTCCTTGCCCCCTTCCTGTGAGAGTGCCCCAGGCACCCACATTGCTTCCCCATCTATGCTCATTGCCCACTGATCATCTCAAGGCTTGCAACACCAGCTCTTTGTGTGCACTTTCCAAATGTCTATCTCCCACCCAGACTTCTATGTTGAACCCCAGGCTTGTCTATCCAACAGCCTTGTTGACTTTCCCCTTTTCTGTCAGATCCAGGATTTCTCACCCTTGGCACTATTGACTTTTCGGACAGGATAATCTTTGTGGTGTGTGTGAAGGGGCGGGGGGTGCAGTTTGGTTCTttgtaggatgtttaacagcattTCTGGATAATTAGATGTTGTAACAACCAACcctgtctccagacattgcccacATGTctcctggggaaggagagaaccaaaaacaaacaaacaaaaaacccactccTGATTGGGAACCTCTAGGTTCAGGCATTGTGATAGTGGGTGTGACCTCTGGGTGGCTGCTCTCAGGGTTGACAGGTTGACAGGGGACTGGCTTCATTGTGACCTCATCTCTTACGCCTCCGCtcactctcttccttccccactgGCCTCCTCCTGATGGCTCCTTGAATTTGCTACTCCCCTGCACCTCAGGGCTTTGCACCGCATCTTCCTTCCTCAGAATGCTCTTATCCCAGATATCTGCTTGGCTCACCCCTTCTCCTTCTTCAGTCTTTATCCGTGTGTCACCTTCTCAATCAGCCCCATTTAAATTGGCCACCTGACACCCTCAACCTtcccttctctgctctttttgtttgttttcttagcaCGTAGAGCCATCCGTATACTATATAATTTACTTGCACTTTGcgttttttgtttattgtctgtctcctcccATGAGAGTGAAGCTTCATAAAGACATGAGTACTTAGCTGTTTTTTCACTGTTATATCTTTGCCTCTGGAACAGTGTCCGATGGTTAATATTTGCCAAATGCACACATGCCTGAAGGATTCCTCACATATCTGATATCTGCCTGGGCcttattcattttgtttccttggaTGTGTGGTTATCTTT
It encodes the following:
- the STPG4 gene encoding uncharacterized protein C2orf61 homolog — protein: MEQPTITVTSTAVREDLRRGHCGSLASKPTQKTSSLEREGWWRIALTNTPNPGTYHLKTFIEESLLNPVIATYGFKNEGRGKPPLVQRNDPVPNDLPQYMPPDFLDLLKKQIATYSFKDKPRSSPSTLVYRDQSVKLSPGQYDLLPAPVPKYASRSFIFRSTVQRFPTGCFTPREGPGPGHYDLKIPMASSVTSCFQSRVPRFLPPCSKTPGPGAYTSSAQFPRQPRTVAKMGREHSLFFNNTIGF